From the Helianthus annuus cultivar XRQ/B chromosome 17, HanXRQr2.0-SUNRISE, whole genome shotgun sequence genome, the window GGCTAAATCAACTGCATCCAATAGAGGTAACATGGATTGTGGTAATGTTATTGATAAAGGATGTGGGGTAGAAAGAGATATGTCCATGATATttggactgtggaagatggaaccaagtggatccagagcttcatattgtggtgtccctgtgcttacaacctgatccttttgtgaggatgcaggaggagttttaggcaaaggtggagatctttgttccatctgctgtgaggaagtagcagcagtggtatCTGGTGACTTTTGTGATGTCACAGgtagttgctctgggatctcatcttccagatttaccttttttgtgtgtttttttagggggggggggcttctgtgtcacaccctgacttttgcggaagcgtgattatggtgtgactttcttaataccatagcattcaatcataacaacgcgATATGATAAAACcgtaagatgttcatccatattTTAAGTTTGAAAATACCACAACATAAATTGTCTGAAATGTAGACCCCAAATTTAAATTACAACCCATGCAACATGTTTAAAGAGTTCACGGAGACTCGACAAAAGATCTTAGACAAACCCGAGTTTAGAaccatgtatctcgtccaggattaagatacatctcctaaaccctaatgacttggatgacatcttttattcatgACGCAACTTGAAAACATGCAAACACCTAccagatccacttagttccctgaaatacatgtaatttgaaaacatcaacaaaagttgagcgagttcatgtgtttatcTGTGTATATGAATAagctttaaagtatgtctgtatgtatgtaaaccatggtatgtagcaataaggaaaaacagatcaccaatggtttacaaggccaatggtatgtgtgaaacggtgcaggaaaactcaaacctatcGGATTTTGCCACGGCATTAGTATGTGGACATAGTCACCaaatgggccaccctggtcctcatgggtgtgggctcgctacacccaaatagatctatcactcatgtccctcggtcctacgacaaggattaatggccttaagtgttatacccaccactcacatgatcaagcagtaaccctccttagctaaccataccatgtataaaacatttgtaaacaattgtaacatgtatttcacccccgaagttataaaactgaaaacagttaaaagaaaagggggacatgaaatCACAGTCTTGTATCTTCGGTCCTTGTAACTCAAACCCCTTCAGCAAATACGAGTACCTACGatgtactagggtctattagacgaacgggtcgtgccttgatttagaatttacgtttttgagttacgtcTCTTTTAtgtcttcaatattattccaagttataattacttgttaaaataataattatttttactttaaattatatttaattttggaataactgttaaacaatatttttgtaataatacttctcaagtatttatacttatatttccttcccaaggatgggggtatcttatacatgtgtattcgtattcttgtatttgtagttccaaaataatatattttcaagtttaactttagaaaatatatataaacttattttgtccaaaaatagtgcatttcaagaaaatacatatttttctcaaaaatcatatatcttctaaatattccaagaaaatatatttttacttcccaagaataatatattttctccttgtcgaaaatatgatatactttgtaataataataaaaatcatattttcatttcttttgtatccaaaatattatttaccaaaaatgtatttataaaggtattttccggaatattttgtaagttacgtaTTGCATTCAGTTTCACATTATTAaatgtgtaacttatatatttattccttgagaTTTTTCGTATTATttttgattgtaaattcttggtatttcgttaagttatattatttcaaatcctaaaataatataactaatacacaaagtatacaaataatcacacacatcaTGTGTTTAATATATATCTagccatttttatttataaaacccaacctccaatatttgtatttttgcaacaaaaattatggcaaagtttatattgaaaactcATGATCATAATACACTAGTAAATatttgtttgaaaatatttttctaaatgtttatatttttagaaaattttgccatagtttcccctaaaaatggaggtgtccatgctttcaaagcatatcattttctttttaaaatcatcacaaacaatcaacaatcaaccctAAACAAATTACTCTTACCAATTTGCCATAATCATGTGATTTACATAACAACATaaacttgaactttcataaaaacttgtagtaacttggtagtgtttTAGTAGGgttagttaccctttaaaatgtGTTTACTTCTTTATAAGTTTCTTGAAagatttaggtgtttacaacttgtaaacatgtttTACAAAGACATTTCTTTGTGAAATCTTCTTGCttcacaagtgtttctacacttgttttatCACCAAAAATAATGTATGTTTAAGTAAGAACCAAGATctactaaaaatcatattttgaacttggttctTTTTGGAAAACCGTTCATAAATCTTAGATCAATATGATTATTAACTCACTTTGATtatcatttttcaagaaatcaagtattcttttcaagttcatgatttagGGGTGGATGATCTTTCATCCTACAAATTCTTAcatttctcatcttgctaaactATATTTCTAATCATGATTTAGCAAGATgctatgatgatcaacatcatctTTACAAACAAATCAATGATCAACAAGcattcataacataaacaacttaGTTTAATCAAGATTACTTCATGTatcaagcttatgttcatgtttcttgattatgttctttagtgttcttcatgattatcatcacatatcatcttttaaccaactaaataTGAAGTAAAATCAAGTgacaagaagcttactactagcacaagggctagggatgaaCACAAGAAGATGAAGGTGACAAATGTGGTGGATAATAGCAAGTGGAGGAGGTCCTTCAATCTCCAAGAGCTCCAAGCTTCTTTATACACCTTCTTGCACCTTGTGATGAACTTGAAATGGATGATCAAAGCTTGACAATGGTGGTGGTATGGTTGATGGTGTTCGGTCGAGAGGGGGAAGAAAGGAAGGAGAAAGATGGTGTGTGTTTGAGTGTGTGTGAGATATAAGGTTATGATCTTCTATGTCTTACTTATACACATCTTTAGGGATTAACCAATGGATAAAGTGTCTCTTAAGTACAAGACCAAATCTTCTACTAAATCAAAtaagatcaaagatgatcaaggTGTGGGGCCACCTTGGTGACCGTCCACACAAGGGGGAGGGAGTATTAGTTGGGTTGTGATGGATGATTAAGCAATCTAGTTAGTTTACAAGTGTAATGTTTAGTGTTTAAGCATATtatgtgttatatagtgtgttagggtgttcggggatcataactagttcagaaacattaaaacaatgcttctagtataaatttggtgtttcgagtagtgtccggttgttcggttagataccggttcgttaaagtgtcaaactataccgtttagtgttctttatgtacccttttgtgacactttcaattcccgacacttaatAAAGCATTCAGGAcgatttagtcatatttttgcatgtaaCTAGCTTGTTAAAATACTGAATTTTGCTAAtttatgctgaattcagcactttatatgggttttaggcactttccggcacttaaactatcacttaggaatgcagttttgtggtccttacttccctacacactatactagtgtagtactttgtctctggcccatactgggtctcaaaacacagtttgtctatgtactgaacctCGTCAGCATTTTtttgagttatccgctaactgtgctagctgtgctttgtgcatcatttatgtcaatatggttTCTATgtaaatatgatgtgacatttatgcaatatgtgatgcacatgtaagtatgatgcagtaatcagaaagcagtcatttgtaattcagcacagtcattaagcactaatcatggttaattaaattgtacggatacctggatttttgacggttgtcacattatccccccgttaagaaaatttcgtcccgaaattttagttctGCTACTAGCTGTAGGGGAGTTCGGGAACAAATGTGGGTATTTTGCTTTCAtgcgatcctcacgctcccaagtgaactctgggccTTGATGCgcgttccatcgaaccttgacgagtttaacgctactcctgcgtgtcttgttaaccttccaatcagtaacctcaacatgttcttcggtaaagtggagtgtgtcatcAATGTGAACTTCATCGGCTGGAATGACAACTGTTttttgagttggactctttttcagattagatacatgaaatgtatcatgaactccattcagttctgcgggtagatccaacttgtaagctactaGACCAATCCTTTCCAGGATTTTGAACGGTCCAATGTATCGTGGGcttaactttccacgcttcccaaagcgtgctacacccttccagggtgagacctttaataaaaccatatctcccacttgaaactctaaaggtttcctcctttggtccgcatagctcttttttcgatcacgagccgccttgatgcgctctcggatctgtataATCTTATATGTCGACTCTTGAACCAATTCGGGACCaacaagctgtctatcacccgtgtttgcccagcataacggtgatcgacacttgcgtccgtagaGAGCTTTAAACGGTGCAGCTTGTATGCTCgcatggtagctgttgttatacgagaactctaccaaaggtagatgagtgtcccaactgccaccgaagtccattacgcaagctctcaacatatcttctagcgtttgaatcgttcgttcgctctggccATCTGTCTGCGGATAAAATGCAGTACTCAAATTCAGTTGAGAACCAAacgcttcttggaaggattgccaaatccttgacacagaCCTTCCGTCTCTATTGGAAATAATCGAGAGAgacactccatgtcgtgcaactaTTTCTCTGAGGTACAGCTCAGCAAGCTTACTAGTGTTATCCTTTTCCCTGATCGGCAGAAAGCGTGCAGATTTTGTCagacggtctacgattacccataccgtatcatgacctctgggtgtctttggcaacttggttataaaatccattgaaatctgctcccatttccacatgggtacttcaggttgttgcagaagacctaaaggcttctgatattcggcctttaccttggcacaagtcatacatttgccaacatacgttgcaacatcacctttcaatatcggccaccaatagaaatcctttaaatcttggtacatcttaacCGCTCCGGGATGAATCGAATAccttgacttgtgagcttcatcgaaaataacgtctctaagaccaccaaagaggggaacccaaattcttcccatgaaacacaacgttccttcctcaATTGGTACCAACtatttctccatcccacggagatattcgtCCACAAGATTCTccttcttaagagcttctttcagcgcggcacgaatgcgcaatgagaggtccgtttgtataatcatttccaaagccctaacccttatgggcttgattctttcattctggctcaaggcgtctgctaccacattcgcctttcctgggtggtacttaatttcgcaatcataattgtttaacaactcaacccatcgtctctgtctcatattgaGCTCCTTCTGATCGAATATATACtgtaaactcttatgatcagtaaagatcgtgcattgggtgccatacaaataatgtcgccagatctttaatgcaaacaccactacgcctaattccaaatcatgtgtggtgtagttcttctcatgaactttcagctggcgcgaagcgtaagctataaccttctgtcactgcatcaatacacatcctaatccttgacgcgaggcgtcgcagtacaccacgaagtcatcggtgccttcgggtagggataggatgggtgcatcgcaaagcttgtTCTTGAGCAAccgaaacgcttcttcttgtttctctccccattcgtacttcttgtccttctgagtaaGGAAGGTCAAAGGTTGGGCGATTTTCAAAAAATCCTcgatgaatctgcgataatacCCTTCCAAACCTAGGAACtgacggatctcggttggcgtcttcagAGTTTCCCTAAGTCTTTCAACATATCATATCCTAAGATCTAAAATTGGTACATCATAATTATATAAGTATTTAGAATGATTACGTCTAACTCACTTGATAGAGACACATGTTTCTTAGGGTAACCGGTATGGGGAACGTCCCCTGGACCGTCCCATCCGGCGCTGACCCAAACACCATCCCCCCGGTCCTCGTCCTTCCCGTCGAGTATTAGACGTTGGAGACGGCCCGCTAGAAGACAAAAAGCACCCCTTTTCAGAACCTTTTTTGACCGTTTGAATTTAAAAAATTTATAAACGGCTATATTCTCAAAACCCACCCAAAACCTTCAAATTTTTATATAAACTCAAcatttttataccattttttacccactACCACCTCATCTCTCTCTCAAATTAATCATGTCTTCACTTTTTTCATCTTCTTCGCCGacgtggtattcatcatcttcgggCGAGCATAACGCATTTTTCGAAAACATGATTATGTACGTGGCTCAGATCTTCATGGCGGAGGATGAAAACTCTGAAGCGTCGTCCCAATGGTAAACTAGGAGAGCAAAATTAAACCGAGACAAAGAAGGTACTTTAATTTTTTGTTTACCGTatgtttatttaaatttaataatGAATTTTATAATGAATttgatttatttttctttttaaatgtATAGCCGCCGACGATAAACTAGtggccgattattttgccgacgaacccgtgtacATGGACGAGATGTTTCGACGTTGGTTCCGAATGAGCCGTCGACTTTTTTTACGTATCGCAGACGACGTAGCCTTCAAACAGCTGATAATCCTTAGGGGCGTATCGTGCTTATCTCCATGCACCACAATCGTTTCTCGATTCGCCATTGGAATGCGGATGATCTTCTCGTGACATACGATCTCTGCTCGgttacttgataaccaatccattccgactaccacgtcaaagcttcccaactcaactggcagaAGATCAAGCGTAAACTCATGCTCTCCCAGTTCTATCACCCAACCTCTAATGACTTCATTCGcttctactagctttccattagctagttctatcgagtacggaatatctagctTACTAGCTAACAACCCaaacatattcttaaattctaaggatacaaagctataatcggcaccagtataagacagtacagatgcaaagcgttggttgataggaaacgtaccagtgactacgttcggatcttggcgagcttccctagctccaatgttgaaaacccttccctGAGCTTGGTTGATCTTTGGGCACTCTCTATTGAAATGCCCAACGTCTCCACGGTTAAAGCAACCTGGTCCCCGACCATTTCCATTCCCGTTACCACCCTAGTTGTTGTTCGCTCCACGATTTCCACTACCGGCATGGTTTCCAAAACCACCACGATTTCCATtaccgccatttcctccttggtTGTGGTTCCCATACCCATTTCCACCACGATTACCATTTCCATTCCCGTTGCTATAACCTCTCTGACCACCATTACCACGACCAGTACCAGCCCAGCACGTCTCCTTCGAATGACCAACCTTTCCACAAGACTCACATTTGCTAACTCTGCACTGGCCGGCAAGATGGTACTGGCATACATCACATTTGATCAGagtgcccatatatccctttcctttgtTTTCAGCACCAGTCTTGACCTCGGCTGGTAGGTTCACATCCTTTTTCTTGTTAGCACTGCTGGTACCTTTCTTAAAATTTGAGAACTTCCTTTTATTCTCACCGGATGACTCAACGTGACTCTCCTTCTTCTTCTGGTCAGAGATCAAAAACTTGTTCAACCTGATTGCCTCTTCAATTAATGCCACACTTAGATCAatagcctcagtgattgttgtaGGCTTCAATGttgtcaccatgctcatgatttgggggtGCCAATCCCTAAATAAAATGCTAAATGCACTTGAACTCCAGATCAACCATGTAAGGAACGACACGAGATAAGTCATGAAATCTCTGCACGTATTCAGCAATCTTTGGACCATCCATCTTGAGATTCCtgaattcagtttccaacttttgaatttccGCCCTTGAACattactttttgcgcataagttccttcattTCATCCCATGGCATATGCATCTTCTTCCCCCAGAGTTCATGGGGCTGTAAACAGAATCGGTCTAGAAAAAGTCCCGAGATGTAGGTGACCTAAAATaaagtatacaaataatataactaatacacaaagtatacaaataatcacacacatcaTGTGTTTAATATATATCTagccatttttatttataaaaaccaacctccaatatttgtatttttgcaacaaaaattatggcaaagtttatattgaaaactcATGATCATAATACACTAGTAAATatttgtttgaaaatatttttctaaatgtttatatttttagaaaattttgccatagtttcccctaaaaatggaggtgtccatgctttcaaagcatatcattttctttttaaaatcatcacaaacaatcaacaatcaaccctAAACAAATTACTCTTACCAATTTGCCATAATCATGTGATTTACATAACAACATaaacttgaactttcataaaaacttgtagtaacttggtagtgtttTAGTAGGgttagttaccctttaaaatgtGTTTACTTCTTTATAAGTTTCTTGAAagatttaggtgtttacaacttgtaaacatgtttTACAAAGACATTTCTTTGTGAAATCTTCTTGCttcacaagtgtttctacacttgttttatCACCAAAAATAATGTATGTTTAAGTAAGAACCAAGATctactaaaaatcatattttgaacttggttctTTTTGGAAAACCGTTCATAAATCTTAGATCAATATGATTATTAACTCcctttgattattatttttcaagaaatcaagtattcttttcaagttcatgatttagGGGTGGATGATCTTTCATCCTACAACTTCTTAcatttctcatcttgctaaactATATTTC encodes:
- the LOC110924560 gene encoding trihydrophobin-like — translated: MVTTLKPTTITEAIDLSVALIEEAIRLNKFLISDQKKKESHVESSGENKRKFSNFKKGTSSANKKKDVNLPAEVKTGAENKGKGYMGTLIKCDVCQYHLAGQCRVSKCESCGKVGHSKETCWAGTGRGNGGQRGYSNGNGNGNRGGNGYGNHNQGGNGGNGNRGGFGNHAGSGNRGANNN